The region CGCAAGGACGGTGCCGCAGCCGTGGCATGGCTCGATGCCCAAGTCGCAGCCGGGAAGTTCGAAAGCAAGTCACTCGATGGAAAGAACGATAGCCGCCTGAAGTTTGAAAGCGCGGCCATTGCGGCACTCCTCAACTCGGATGTCGATGCCGCCGGCAAGCGCCTCTCCGCGCTCCCGGAAGACCAGCGGCGCGAGCTGTTCGAACAAGGCATGTTCTCCAACCTCAAGCCAGGCACCGAAAAGAACCTCGCTGCCCTGGTCCGCTCACAAGTCCCGGAGAAAGAACAGCCACAAGCACTGGCCAATTCCACCGGCATGCTCGTCCATCAGGGTGGCTACGAACGGGTCGGCAAGTTCCTCGACGAAATCGATGCCACCCCGGCTGAGCGCAATGAAGTCGTGAAAAGGGCAGCCTCAAGCCAGCTCCAGCAACTCGCCCAACAAGGAAAGGTGGACCGCGAAGCCGTCGACAAGATGCGCGAGTGGGCCGCCCAAGAGTCATCACCGGAATCGGTCGACAAGATCACCGGCGAGTCGCTCGGCAATATCTGGAACCGTGATTCCAAGTGGCAGGATAGCGCCAAGATCGTCAGCGACCTTTACGCCGAGAAACCGAGCGATGACTTGCTGATCTCATTCCTCAGCGGCCACCAGTCCTCCCAGGCGTCCAACAAGGAAGCGGCCGTCGCACTCGCCGCGAAAATCTCCGACGAAACCAAGCGCGCCGAAGTCATCGCCAATATCCAGGGCAGGGAGATCCACACGAGCACCACCACCAGCGCCACCATCATCACCGAATAAGGTCATGAAAGCCTCACTCTTTGCCTCCCTCGTCATCCTCATCGCCGGCGGTCTGCTCGGCTGGAAGCAGCACGGCCAGCTCGTCACCGTGCGCGAGTCCCACCGTCTCGTCGAAGAAGAAGCCCGCGCCCTCGGCTTGAATCCGGAAGCCCTTCTAACAGAAGGCAAGCCGCCGCTCCCCACCAAGTCCACTCGCGAAGACCCGGGCGCGAAGATCGCCGAGGCCAAATCCTTCGCGAAGGAACTGATCGCCTTCGGCAAGAAAATGAAGGAGCAGGAAAAGTCGGGTGAACCGCCCGATGAGAAGCTCCAGAAAGAGATCATGGAAACGCTCCGCCGTTTCATGGATCTCAGCCCCACCCAGATCAAGGCCGTCATCGCTGAGCTCAAGGACAGCCAGGACCTCGACGATGACATGCGCCGCGGCATCGTTGGCTTCTCCATCATGATGCTGGCGAACGATCAGCCGGAAGCGGCGATCGCCATCTACACCGAGTCCTCCGACATGAAGGGCCTCGAAGAGATGGGACCTCACGTCATCGCCTCCGCACTCGGCAAGTGGTCGGAGAAGGACCCGGTCGCGGCGATGGAGTGGGTCAAAAAGAATGCCGAGAAATATCCCAACCTGGTCACCGAGGACACCAAGACCGCCATCCTCGCCGGTGCCGCCAAGCAAGACCCGAAGCTCGCGATCGGCATGGCAGATGATCTCGGCCTGAAGGAGCAGAGCCGCGTGGCCAACGGCTTGGCCAGCTCCGCGCGCACCTCGGAGGAGCGCAATGCCTTGCTCCAAACCTTGCGCGCCGAGAAAGACAAGGCCGACCTGACCAAGACGACCCTGATGTCCTTGGGCGGGCAGCTTACCAATGAAGGCTTCGAGTCCAGCCAGGCCTGGCTCTCCTCCGCCAAGCTCAGCAAGGAAGAGACCCAGTCCATCGCCCAAGGGATCTCTTCCTGGCAAGCTGGTGCCGATACCGGCAAATGGATCGAGTGGATGGATGGCAAGGTGCCCGACGATACCCTGACGCAAAAGACCGACGAGATGGTCCGGCAATGGACCCGCAACGACTACAAGTCCGCCGGCGAATGGATCGGCACCCTCAAGGATGGCGCGGCGAAGGACTCAGCCATCAAGTCCTTCGCCAAAACCGTGGCCCCCTACGAGCCGGAGGCCGCGCTGCAGTGGGCGAATAGCCTGCCGGAGGGGAAAGAGCGCGACCAATTGCTCGAGCAGATCCGCAATACGAAACCCGAGAAAGGGAAGTAAACGTCGCGAGACGCGGATGGACGCCCCATCCCGGGTGTGGAAGATCGATCGCGAGGAGCGGACCGCCTCAGGCTTGGCATTCGCCAATTTCTGAAATAATCCGTCACCTCACGTCGTTTTACCGCCCCGATCATGCAGAATCCCATCCGCGTTCTTTGCGTCGGAGCTGGCCACATGGGCCGCTCGCACGCGCTTGCCTACCATCGCATTCCCGGCTTCGAGATCTGCGGAATCGTCACCCGCTCGGCGGACAGCCGCGGGAAACTGAATGCCGAGCTGGGCGGCGGCTACCCGGAATTCGCGGACTTCCACGAAGCCCTCGCCGCGACGAAGCCGGACGCCGTGAGCATCTCCACCTACCCGGACACCCACGGCCCTTATGCCGAGGCCGCCTTCGACGCCGGCTGCCACGTCTTCATCGAGAAGCCTTTGGCCGAGAACGTCGTGGCCGCGGAAGGCATCGTCGCCAAGGCCAAGTCGAGCGGGAAGAAACTCGTCATCGGCTACATCCTCCGCCACCACCCGAGCTGGATCAAATTCATCGAGATGGCGCAGACCCTCGGCAAGCCGCTGGTGATGCGCATGAACCTCAACCAGCAATCCAGCGGCGCGAATTGGAAGACTCACCAGGCGCTGATGTCCTCCATCTCACCGATCGTCGACTGCGGCGTGCACTACGTCGACGTCATGTGCCAAATGACCCGCTCCAAGCCGGTGCGAGTCTCCGGCATCGGCGCGCGGCTCACTGACGCGCTGCCCGAGGGAAAGATCAACTACGGCGCACTCCAGGTGACCTTCGAGGATGGCTCCGTCGGCTGGTATGAAGCCGGTTGGGGCCCGATGATGAGCGAGGTCGCCTTCTTCGTGAAGGACGTCGTCGGCCCGAAAGGCTGCGTCTCCATCGTCGCCGACAAGGCCGCCGCCGAAGGCCAGAGTTCCAACGTGGATGCCCACACCCAGACCCAATCCCTCCGCCTGCATCACTCGCAGCTCACCCCCGAAGGCACCTTCGCCAAGGCCGACGAATCGATCCGCCTCGACGACGAACCCGACCACGACGGCTTGTGCCACCGCGAGCAGGAGTATTTCCTCAAGGCAATCCACGAAGATCTCGATTTGACCGACCACATGGAAGGCGCACTTTCCTCGATGCGCATCGTCGAGGCCGCCGATGAAAGCTTCCGCACCGGCAACACCATTGCTCTCTAACATCTTTATGAAATCCATCGCTACCCTCGCCCTGCTGCTTCCCATGGCAGCTTCCGCCGAATCGAAGTCCTTTCCCTTGTTCAATGGCACCGATCTTTCCGGCTGGAAGGGCGAGGGCTACGTCGTCGAGGACGGTGCCATCGTCTGCACCCCGCAGGGCCGGAACCTGACCACCGACCTGACCTTCGCGAACTACGCGTTCGACTTCGAGTTCAAGCTCCCGCCCGGCGGCAACAACGGCATCGGCATCAACTACCCCGGCGAAGGCGACGCCGCCTACACCGGCATCGAGGTCCAGGTGCTCGATAACACCGATCCGAAGTACAAGGACCTCAAGCCCTATCAATTCCACGGCTCACTCTACACCCTGCTCGCCGCGAAGAAGGCCCCGCTCAAGCCGGTCGGTGAATGGAACCGCGAACGTATCATCGTCAACGGCGACTTCGTCCAGGTGACCGTGAACGGTGAAGTGATCACGGAAGGCGATCTCTCGAAGCTGGCCGCAGAGCACCCGGATCATCAAGGCGTCAAACGCCGCTCCGGCCACATTGCCTTCCTCGGCCACGGAGACCGCGTCGCTTTCCGCGGCATGACCATCACCGAGATCGCCCCGGTCGCGAATGACGAAGGAGCAAAGCAGGGAGGCTTCACCAAGATCTTCGACGGCGAGACCCTCAACGGCTGGCAACACACCAAGGCCGACCTCGAGCACTGGCAGCCCGCCAATGGCATCCTCAAGCACGACGGCAAATCGAGCGACCTCTGGTCGGAGAAGGAATACGGCGACTTCATGCTCGCCTTCGACTGGCGCTGGTCCGCTCCCGGACCCATCATGAAGCGGCCAATCATCGGCCCCGATGGCAAGGAAACCGGCGAGCAGGTCGAGGTCCAGGAACTCGACAGCGGCGTCTACGTGCGCGGCAACTCGAAGAGCCAGGTGAACCTCTGGAACTGGCCCTGCGGCTCCGGCGAAGTCTACGGCTACCGCACCGACAAGTCCCAGCCCGCCGACGTCATCGCCGGCGTGACCCCCAAGTCCAAGGCCGACAAGCCGCTCGGTGAATGGAACCGCACCCTCATCACCATGAAGGGCGACAAGCTCACCGTCTCAATCAATGGCAAGACCGTCATCGAGGAAGCCACCCTCCCCGGCGTCGCAGCGAAGGGCAAGATCGCCCTCCAGCACCACAACGCCTTCATCGACTTCGCCAATATCTGGATCAAGGAGCTCTGAGGTTCCGCGACAAAGCAAGGCCTGCAGAGACAGGTCTTCAGCGCCAAAGGCGCGGCAATGAAATAGCCCGGGGCAACGCCCCGGGTTTTTTGCGAACACGAAAGGCACCCTGAAAGGGGGCGATGGGGCCGGTCTAACGAGACGCCCTCAGACCGGCTTCACTTCCTCCACCTCCCCCGCATCCATCTGCACCCGCAACGGCTTGTCCGCATGCAACTGGAAACTCTGCTGAGGACTCGCCAACGCGATCCCGGCCTCACTCAAGCGCCGCTCGATCATAAACCGCAAATCACTCGCCACGACCGATCCACCCGTCTTCGCACGCAGGTCGATCCAGAAGAAGATCGCGAACACCAGCGAGTCCGTCGCGAACTCTTCCAGCACCACCTGCGGCTCCGGGGTTTTCATGATCACCCCATGCTGCGCGGCGCATTCCGAGAGAATGGTCGAGACCATCCGCAGTTGCGACCCATAAGCCACCCGCACCCGCACCACCCGCCGCACCACGGGCGTATCATGCGTCCAGCTGATCACCTTGTTTTCTAACAAAACCGAGTTCGGCATGATCATGTCCACCCCATCAAACGAGCGCACCGTGGACGAACGTGTATCGATGCTCGTCACCGTACCCGCCACCCCATCCACCTCCAGGATATCCCCAACGCGCACCTTCCGCTCCGCCAACACAATCAGCCCGCTGATGAAATTCTTGAACAAGGTCTGCGTGCCGAAGCCAATGCCGATTGCCAGCGCACCGCCGAGGAATGCGAACGCCGCCAGCGGGATCTTGAGGAAATTCAGCGTCACCAGTGCGAGCACGATTCCCATCGCGATCCGCGTCCACCGCCGCAGCGTGTCCGCCTGCCCCTGCTCCACCCGGCCCTTGCCCACCAACCGCTTGAAGGCCCGCTTCAACAGCCACGACCCCGCTCGATAAGCTACGAAGAAAAAAAGCAGCGCCCCAATCAGCCACCCGAGCGTCAGCCCGCGCCTCACCGTCGTGACCTGACCATCTACCTCCGTCTTGTCGTCATAGCGATAGACCACGAAATTCCACACCGCCTTCGCCTGCTTGGCGATCCGCGAGCCCAAGCCACTGAGACGCTCGCCCCACGTCATCGACTTCGCGATCTGATCCGAGTCCGCGAGCCAACGGCCGATGTCCAGGTGCAGGCCGGAGATGTCTTGGCCGAATCGCTCCACCGCATCGAGGTCGCCGCGCAGCGTGCCTAACAATTGCTCGATCTGCGGTCGCAGCGGCGAATCCGGAGGGAGCGAAGTCAGCCGGGACTCCTGCTCCTGCATCGCCGACAGCGCCGAATTGCGGCGGACATCCACCAGCGAATCAAACGCGCTCGCCCGCGCGAGCTGCGTCTGCAGCGCCGCCAGCGCTTCCGTCCGGTCCGCCGCGGACTGGGATGTTAGCAGCGTCTTCCGGGACTTCTGTGCCTCGTAGTACTCGCTGAGGAAACGCAGTCGCGCGCCCGTGATCTCCACCCGGTTGGCAAGGCTCTCGAGCTGGTTGTCGAGACCCTGCACCCGGTCCACGGCAGCGGCCAACTTGGCCTTGTCAGCATCGGTCGGATTCGGCGTGGCTTTCAAGGCCTCCACCGCGGCCAACGCCGTCTGCCGATCGGCGATCGTGCCCTGCTGTGACTTCTCAATCCCATTGAGTTCCTTGGCGATGTCCTTGCGCCGCTCATCGGTCGAGTGCTGGAGATGATCGAGATCTTGTTGCGGAAATGCGGTTTCCGTACCGAGTGCCGCGACTTTCCGCTTCAGCAGCGCCGCTTCCTCTTCCGCCGAGGCGGTGCGCAGGCGGGTATTGTCAGACGTGTGCTGGAGCATCGCCGCCGCCGAGCTCAAGGCCCGCAGCTTCAGCTTGGCAGACTCCAATCGCCACACCTCGGCATCCACATTCTCCGGCGCGGCGCGATCGGCGGTTTCCTGGGCCCGCCGCACCACTTCGTCTGCCTTCTTGATCTCGTCCTGGCGCTTGCCCAGCTCGCGCTCGAACATGTTCACCGCCGACTCATAGGCCCGCATTCGGGTCGCGATGCCCTCCTGCTGCCGCCGCAGTTCATCGTGAAGGACGAAGGAATAAGGGCCCGGCTTGTCGAAGCTCTTCCACTTTGCATTCTCCTCCTTCGCCTGGGCGATCGACTGCTTGAGGATATCCGCGGTATCGAGCGAGCGGATGGTGTTCTCCGCGGTGAAAATCCCGAGCAGGAGATCGGCCCTCCGACTTGCGACTTCGTCCGGCGTGATCCCGGCCGGCGGCGCCACCCCCTTGTCGAGCACGTCCACCTGCCCGCGCCATTCATCCAGCCACGACTTCAGTCGCTTGCGCTTGTCCGCCGGAGTTTCCTCCTGCGGCGCCTCGACCTTGTCTTCGGAAAGCTTGAGCGACGGCAGCTGGGCCATCGCCGGAGAGCCGGCAAAGAGCACCACCAGCAACCCGAGTCGGAGAAATGAAAAGACGGTCCGTGTCACGCGAGGCCGTATTTCTGACAGGTCCGGCCGCATCTGGCCAGCGTCCTCGCCGACAACGACTGGCCCCCTCCACTCGCCTCAGTTGCCCTGCTGCAAATGAAGCTTCAGGATCCGCTTCACCTCCGCGATGCCCTCCGGATGCTGGTGCGAGCTGTGATTGGACGGCACGATTTTTTCCGATACCGCGCCATCAAGGTGCGCGCTCCAGTAGTCCACCACACCGTCTGACATCACCGGCGGGGTCTTGTCCTTGTTCCCGCCCTTGCCACGATCACCCATGATCGAGTGATACGGGATGTTGGGCGCGATCGGCAGCTTGTTCACCGCCTTCACGAAGCGATTGTCCGGCGAAAGCGTGTCGATGCTGTTCGGCGCGCGATCGAGTTGCAGCGAAGCATTGTCCACCGTCAGGACCGAGGCCATCGCATTGCGGGCATCCGCGAGGAAGGTGGGAATCCGCACCAGCCGCGAACCGAGACGACCGATCCAGTTCGACGCATACTTCGAGCCCCGGTGCGGAGCGGACAGGAAGATCGCACGGCTGATGTCGCGACGGCTCTCGAAGATGACCGAATCCTCCAGCAACTGGCGACTGGCCCCCGTGATGTGCATCTCATTCGGGCCCTTCTGGAAAATGTCGCGCCAGATCTTGTCACCGGCATTGGTCACCATCAGGCGGCTGATCAGGCTGCCCATGCTGTGGCCGATGATGACCATCTTCTTGTGGTTCGGGAACACCCGGTTGACGCCATCGAGCTCCTTCCGCAGCAGCGACGCGGAATAGGGATAAGGGTAGCCGCTGGGATAGCTGAAGGCCCAGAACTGGTATCGTTTCCGGATCTCCGGATCCTGGATCAGCGAATGATACATCGGCACCCACGTCGCCGGCGTATCCTGCAAGCCGTGGACAAAGAGCACGGGAATACGATTGGGATCGTACTTCTGAAGGCGGATCAGCCGCGCAGTATCGGAATACTTCTGCGGATTGAGCAGACGGATCAGGCCGAGCTTGTCAGGACGCGTGGTCGCCACCACGAAGCTCACCGGCGCGCTGAAGTTCGCCGCCAGCACCGGATTCCGCCCGGCGATCGCGATGTGTTCCTCGTCGAGCGGATCGTGGAGCTCCAGCACCGCGCCGTGCTTGCCCTCAGCGCGCACCACCGCGGTCAGAGCCATGGCCACGCGGGGCGGATCGAAGGTCTTGCGGAAATTGGGATTCGGATCCGCCATCACGACCAGCGGCGCACCCACTCCGGCGCGTGTCGCATGCACCGTGGTGTATTTCCCGCGGAAGTCATAGGTATCCACCACGTAGTATTCGCGGTGAACGTTCGCCGCCTTGGGCTCCAGCTTGCCACGCAGGGTGCGGGCAGTGGGCCCGCTGCCGACGGTGATGGTGCGGCCCCACGGCAATGCCTTGGCTCCCTCCAACCGTTCGACCAAACGGCCAACCGCATGATTGTAGAGCGCCACCGCACCCTTTTCACCGGCCAGTGCCTTGTCACCGGCCAGCCTCGCTGACTCGAGGAAATGCCCGCTCGCCTCCATCGCATCCGCGGAAGCCTTGCCCGCCTCAAGTTCTCTCAACGCCGCATCGAGCGGCGAGACGTGGTAATCACCCGGCGGGATCTGGGTTTTTACGACATGGTAGGAAACCGGCGCAGCGCACGACGCAAAGGCGAACGCAGCGATGAAGATGGCCTTGAATTTCATGAAGGAAGGCGAACCGGGGTTACAGCAGTGTCTTGAAAACCTTGCCGACCAGTTCGGCAAGCGGGATCTCGATCGCGCACGCGGCGATCAAGGGCAACGCCAGCGGGATCAGCAGAGGGAGTAGCGAGGTCTTGTCGACCGGCAGCATGCGCATCCCGCGAACGGAATCGTAAAGCGAATGGATGTCACAGGACGGCCCCAATTCGGGAGCCGAGAGCAGCGGCTGCTCGCCCGTTTCCTCACCACGGATCCACCGTTGTGCGACCATCCGGTCGTAGCGGGCGACCAGCGCGCCGTATTCGGCGACCCCCTTGCGCTTGGCCTTTTTCAGCAGCGGGAAGAAGACAACGAGGGGAAACAGGCACAAGGCAACGATCATCACCACGAAGATCGCACCATGGACCTTCAGATCATTCACGTGGGCTCCGTGCCACGCAATGTCGTGCGCCCACTTCGAAGCGGTGACGCACGAAAGCGCGAAGGCGAACGGGGAGAATCCCCGCGGCGTGGTCGCGATGAAGCCAAGTCCTCCAAGCCGGTCCGGATGCGCCGGCAGCAGGTCCAGCCCGAGCTTCGCAATGCGTCGGTAGAAGATGAATAGCAGCACCACCCGCCACAGCCAGCTGAACAGGAACAGCTGATAGATCGGCCGCGATACCAGCAGGAACCACCAGCCGCCGAAGCCGAGACCCTGGCCGTCCTTGGCCCAATTCAGCTCCTCCAGATGAATGCCCGTATCGGGAACGAATGCCGCAGCAACGATCGCTCCAGCAATACCAACCCACGGCAGCGTCGCATTGCGCAAGCGCAAGAGGTCGGCGATCACCTTCCCGAATGCCGGCACCTTTTCTTCGCTAATCAATCCCATGTCCACGAAGCGGGGAAGCAGGCGCTTCAGCGTGGAGCGGGCGACTCTCTCGCCGAAAATCAATGCAGGCAGCGCCAGCAGGAACCGCACGTGAATGCTGTAGTGCTGCAGCAGTGGTTCGCCGGTGGAATTGTCAAAGGCACGTCCCGTGACCAATGCCCACACCACCAGTGGCAACCACGCCAGCAGGCAAAAGATCACCGTCCGGCGAATCACGCCGTCCTTGCCATTC is a window of Luteolibacter sp. Y139 DNA encoding:
- a CDS encoding esterase/lipase family protein, yielding MKFKAIFIAAFAFASCAAPVSYHVVKTQIPPGDYHVSPLDAALRELEAGKASADAMEASGHFLESARLAGDKALAGEKGAVALYNHAVGRLVERLEGAKALPWGRTITVGSGPTARTLRGKLEPKAANVHREYYVVDTYDFRGKYTTVHATRAGVGAPLVVMADPNPNFRKTFDPPRVAMALTAVVRAEGKHGAVLELHDPLDEEHIAIAGRNPVLAANFSAPVSFVVATTRPDKLGLIRLLNPQKYSDTARLIRLQKYDPNRIPVLFVHGLQDTPATWVPMYHSLIQDPEIRKRYQFWAFSYPSGYPYPYSASLLRKELDGVNRVFPNHKKMVIIGHSMGSLISRLMVTNAGDKIWRDIFQKGPNEMHITGASRQLLEDSVIFESRRDISRAIFLSAPHRGSKYASNWIGRLGSRLVRIPTFLADARNAMASVLTVDNASLQLDRAPNSIDTLSPDNRFVKAVNKLPIAPNIPYHSIMGDRGKGGNKDKTPPVMSDGVVDYWSAHLDGAVSEKIVPSNHSSHQHPEGIAEVKRILKLHLQQGN
- a CDS encoding 3-keto-disaccharide hydrolase; amino-acid sequence: MKSIATLALLLPMAASAESKSFPLFNGTDLSGWKGEGYVVEDGAIVCTPQGRNLTTDLTFANYAFDFEFKLPPGGNNGIGINYPGEGDAAYTGIEVQVLDNTDPKYKDLKPYQFHGSLYTLLAAKKAPLKPVGEWNRERIIVNGDFVQVTVNGEVITEGDLSKLAAEHPDHQGVKRRSGHIAFLGHGDRVAFRGMTITEIAPVANDEGAKQGGFTKIFDGETLNGWQHTKADLEHWQPANGILKHDGKSSDLWSEKEYGDFMLAFDWRWSAPGPIMKRPIIGPDGKETGEQVEVQELDSGVYVRGNSKSQVNLWNWPCGSGEVYGYRTDKSQPADVIAGVTPKSKADKPLGEWNRTLITMKGDKLTVSINGKTVIEEATLPGVAAKGKIALQHHNAFIDFANIWIKEL
- a CDS encoding mechanosensitive ion channel family protein; translation: MTRTVFSFLRLGLLVVLFAGSPAMAQLPSLKLSEDKVEAPQEETPADKRKRLKSWLDEWRGQVDVLDKGVAPPAGITPDEVASRRADLLLGIFTAENTIRSLDTADILKQSIAQAKEENAKWKSFDKPGPYSFVLHDELRRQQEGIATRMRAYESAVNMFERELGKRQDEIKKADEVVRRAQETADRAAPENVDAEVWRLESAKLKLRALSSAAAMLQHTSDNTRLRTASAEEEAALLKRKVAALGTETAFPQQDLDHLQHSTDERRKDIAKELNGIEKSQQGTIADRQTALAAVEALKATPNPTDADKAKLAAAVDRVQGLDNQLESLANRVEITGARLRFLSEYYEAQKSRKTLLTSQSAADRTEALAALQTQLARASAFDSLVDVRRNSALSAMQEQESRLTSLPPDSPLRPQIEQLLGTLRGDLDAVERFGQDISGLHLDIGRWLADSDQIAKSMTWGERLSGLGSRIAKQAKAVWNFVVYRYDDKTEVDGQVTTVRRGLTLGWLIGALLFFFVAYRAGSWLLKRAFKRLVGKGRVEQGQADTLRRWTRIAMGIVLALVTLNFLKIPLAAFAFLGGALAIGIGFGTQTLFKNFISGLIVLAERKVRVGDILEVDGVAGTVTSIDTRSSTVRSFDGVDMIMPNSVLLENKVISWTHDTPVVRRVVRVRVAYGSQLRMVSTILSECAAQHGVIMKTPEPQVVLEEFATDSLVFAIFFWIDLRAKTGGSVVASDLRFMIERRLSEAGIALASPQQSFQLHADKPLRVQMDAGEVEEVKPV
- a CDS encoding Gfo/Idh/MocA family protein; this translates as MQNPIRVLCVGAGHMGRSHALAYHRIPGFEICGIVTRSADSRGKLNAELGGGYPEFADFHEALAATKPDAVSISTYPDTHGPYAEAAFDAGCHVFIEKPLAENVVAAEGIVAKAKSSGKKLVIGYILRHHPSWIKFIEMAQTLGKPLVMRMNLNQQSSGANWKTHQALMSSISPIVDCGVHYVDVMCQMTRSKPVRVSGIGARLTDALPEGKINYGALQVTFEDGSVGWYEAGWGPMMSEVAFFVKDVVGPKGCVSIVADKAAAEGQSSNVDAHTQTQSLRLHHSQLTPEGTFAKADESIRLDDEPDHDGLCHREQEYFLKAIHEDLDLTDHMEGALSSMRIVEAADESFRTGNTIAL